Part of the Patescibacteria group bacterium genome is shown below.
CACTATCAGGAAAGCATTCAATTCTACCGCATTGCTCGTGGTTCTTTAAATGAGGTAAAAAGCGACATTTATTGTGCTTCCGATGCTGGTTATCTTAAGACTGATAAGAAAAACGAAATTTTACAACAAATAGAAACGGTGGCAAAAATGTTAAACGGCCTAATTTCTTCAACCAAAAGATTAAAAGTTTC
Proteins encoded:
- a CDS encoding four helix bundle protein, which encodes MTIIKLEELNVWQDSRKLMKIIYETVKIFPPEEKYNLIKHLKESSRNIPGNIAEGFGRFHYQESIQFYRIARGSLNEVKSDIYCASDAGYLKTDKKNEILQQIETVAKMLNGLISSTKRLKVSSPNS